The following proteins come from a genomic window of Citrobacter europaeus:
- the dapE gene encoding succinyl-diaminopimelate desuccinylase, which yields MSCPVIELTQQLIRRPSLSPDDAGCQALMIERLRAVGFTVERMDFGDTQNFWAWRGKGETLAFAGHTDVVPAGDVDRWINPPFEPTIRDGMLFGRGAADMKGSLAAMVVAAERFVAQHPNHQGRLAFLITSDEEASAKNGTVKVVEALMARNERLDYCLVGEPSSTEIVGDVVKNGRRGSLTCNLTIHGVQGHVAYPHLADNPVHRAAPMLNELVAIEWDQGNEFFPATSMQIANIQAGTGSNNVIPGELFIQFNFRFSTELTDEMIKARVHALLEKHQLRYTVDWWLSGQPFLTERGKLVDAVVNAIEHYNEIKPQLLTTGGTSDGRFIARMGAQVVELGPVNATIHKINECVNAADLQLLARMYQRIMEQLVA from the coding sequence ATGTCGTGCCCGGTTATTGAGCTGACACAGCAGCTTATTCGCCGTCCTTCCCTGAGCCCGGATGATGCCGGGTGCCAGGCGTTAATGATTGAACGCCTGCGCGCGGTAGGTTTTACCGTTGAGCGTATGGATTTTGGTGACACACAGAATTTTTGGGCATGGCGCGGTAAAGGTGAGACTCTGGCATTTGCCGGTCACACTGACGTAGTGCCTGCCGGCGATGTTGATCGTTGGATTAACCCCCCGTTCGAACCGACCATTCGCGATGGCATGTTGTTCGGGCGTGGCGCAGCGGATATGAAAGGTTCGCTGGCGGCGATGGTCGTGGCCGCAGAGCGTTTTGTTGCCCAGCATCCAAACCATCAGGGTCGTCTGGCGTTTTTGATAACGTCCGACGAGGAAGCCAGCGCTAAAAACGGCACCGTGAAGGTAGTTGAAGCGCTGATGGCGCGTAATGAGCGACTGGATTATTGTCTGGTTGGCGAGCCGTCCAGTACGGAGATCGTTGGCGACGTGGTGAAAAATGGACGTCGTGGTTCACTGACCTGCAACCTGACCATTCACGGTGTGCAGGGCCACGTAGCCTATCCGCATCTGGCCGATAACCCGGTACACCGCGCGGCGCCAATGCTCAACGAACTGGTGGCGATTGAGTGGGATCAGGGTAACGAATTCTTCCCGGCGACCAGTATGCAGATTGCCAATATTCAGGCAGGTACCGGCAGCAACAACGTTATCCCCGGCGAACTGTTTATCCAGTTCAACTTCCGTTTCAGCACTGAGCTGACCGATGAGATGATTAAAGCACGGGTTCACGCGCTGTTGGAGAAACATCAGCTCCGTTATACCGTCGACTGGTGGCTTTCCGGTCAGCCTTTCCTGACAGAACGCGGTAAACTGGTTGATGCGGTGGTGAACGCCATTGAGCACTATAATGAGATTAAACCGCAGTTACTGACTACAGGCGGGACGTCCGACGGGCGTTTTATTGCTCGCATGGGGGCGCAGGTAGTAGAACTTGGGCCGGTCAACGCCACTATTCATAAAATTAATGAATGTGTTAATGCCGCCGACCTGCAGCTGCTTGCCCGAATGTATCAACGTATCATGGAACAACTCGTCGCCTGA
- a CDS encoding YpfN family protein: protein MDWLAKYWWILVLVFLVGVLLNVIKDLKRVDHKKFLANKPELPPHRDFNDKWDDDDDWPNKDQPKK, encoded by the coding sequence ATGGATTGGCTGGCAAAGTACTGGTGGATTCTGGTGTTGGTGTTTTTGGTAGGCGTACTGCTGAACGTGATTAAAGATCTCAAGCGCGTCGACCACAAGAAATTTCTTGCGAATAAGCCGGAACTTCCCCCGCATCGTGACTTTAACGATAAATGGGATGACGACGACGATTGGCCGAATAAGGATCAACCGAAGAAATAA
- the ypfH gene encoding esterase, translated as MKHDHFVVQSPDKPAQQLLLLFHGVGDNPVAMGEIGSWFAPLFPDALIVSIGGAEPYGTTSGRQWFSVQGVTEENRQARIDAIMPVFIETVRYWQKQSGVSPQATALIGFSQGSIMSLESIKAEPGLASRVIAFNGRYATLPETATTATTVHLIHGGEDRVIELSHAVAAQEALIRAGGDVTLDIVENLGHAIDERSMQFALDHLRFTVPKHYFDEALSGGKPHDDDVIEMI; from the coding sequence ATGAAACATGACCATTTTGTTGTTCAAAGTCCCGATAAACCCGCTCAACAGCTATTGTTGCTGTTTCATGGCGTTGGCGATAACCCGGTTGCCATGGGGGAAATTGGCTCCTGGTTTGCGCCGCTGTTTCCGGATGCGCTAATCGTTAGCATTGGCGGGGCAGAGCCTTACGGTACAACTTCTGGACGTCAGTGGTTTTCGGTGCAGGGCGTAACGGAAGAGAACCGTCAGGCGCGTATTGACGCGATTATGCCGGTGTTTATCGAAACAGTGCGTTACTGGCAGAAGCAAAGCGGCGTTTCACCGCAGGCTACCGCGCTGATTGGTTTTTCTCAGGGTTCTATTATGTCGCTTGAGAGCATCAAAGCCGAGCCGGGGCTGGCGTCGCGGGTCATTGCCTTCAATGGTCGCTATGCCACTTTACCGGAGACGGCAACCACTGCGACTACGGTGCACTTGATTCACGGCGGTGAAGACCGGGTGATTGAGTTATCTCACGCCGTTGCCGCGCAGGAGGCGTTAATTCGCGCCGGTGGGGATGTGACGCTGGATATCGTTGAAAATCTGGGGCACGCCATTGATGAACGCAGCATGCAGTTTGCGCTCGATCATTTGCGTTTTACCGTACCGAAGCACTACTTTGATGAAGCGCTGAGCGGTGGTAAGCCTCACGATGATGATGTGATTGAGATGATTTAA
- a CDS encoding tRNA(Met) cytidine acetyltransferase TmcA produces the protein MSDITALSALTEQMSCEGIRRLLIISGEGNWCRERALALRNMLPGDWLWVGAQAPAEPNCTPQALQTLLGREFRHAVFDAGQGFDAAAFAALSGTLIAGSWLVLLTPPWHSWQTYPDADSLRWSDCPHPIPTPHFVEHVKRVISRDGQALHWQQHQPASYPRFPARPDWHAATGEPQPEQALILAQLLAMPSGVAAVTAARGRGKSALAGQLIARINGTAIVTAPAKAATDVLAQFAAERYRFMAPDALLSSSATADWLIVDEAAAIPAPLLHQLVARFPRTLLTTTVQGYEGTGRGFLLKFCARFPTLRRYELHQPVRWAQGCPLEQIVSDALVFDDESFTHTPLGDLHFSAFEQRAWHTNPALPLAVYQLLSGAHYRTSPLDLRRMMDAPGQHFLHASAADSVAGAVWLVDEGGLTAELSQAVWAGYRRPRGNLVAQSLAAHGGDPLAATLVGRRVSRIAVHPARQREGIGQQLIMQALRYSMQCDYLSVSFGYTAELWRFWQRCGFVLVRMGNHREASSGCYTAMAILPISEAGKRLARREHQRLRRDAKILAQWNGEHIPLTPLKEATLNEDDWAELAGFAFAHRPLLTSLGCLTRLLEHSELPLPALRGRLQAKHSDAELCQRLKISGRKALLAVQRAEAAQALKQLDAEREQRLHNRIMQWQFFH, from the coding sequence ATGTCTGATATCACGGCGCTGAGCGCGTTAACCGAACAGATGAGCTGCGAAGGGATCCGTCGTCTGCTGATTATCAGCGGCGAAGGGAACTGGTGTCGGGAGCGGGCATTAGCGCTACGCAACATGTTACCCGGCGACTGGCTATGGGTAGGGGCGCAAGCCCCTGCTGAGCCGAACTGCACGCCGCAGGCGCTGCAAACATTACTCGGGCGCGAGTTCCGTCATGCGGTTTTTGACGCAGGGCAGGGATTTGACGCTGCGGCATTTGCCGCCTTAAGCGGAACGCTGATTGCCGGAAGCTGGCTGGTTTTGCTGACTCCACCCTGGCATAGCTGGCAGACCTATCCGGACGCGGATTCACTGCGCTGGAGCGACTGCCCACACCCGATTCCAACGCCGCATTTTGTTGAACACGTCAAACGGGTGATTTCCCGTGATGGACAGGCTTTGCACTGGCAGCAGCATCAGCCTGCTTCATATCCCCGCTTTCCTGCTCGCCCCGACTGGCACGCGGCAACCGGTGAACCTCAGCCTGAACAGGCGCTGATTTTAGCGCAGTTGCTGGCTATGCCTTCTGGCGTGGCTGCCGTGACGGCCGCGCGTGGTCGGGGTAAATCCGCGCTGGCGGGGCAACTGATTGCACGTATCAACGGGACAGCGATTGTTACCGCGCCTGCCAAAGCGGCAACCGATGTGCTGGCGCAATTTGCCGCAGAGCGTTACCGCTTCATGGCCCCGGATGCGCTGTTAAGCAGTTCTGCAACCGCAGACTGGCTGATTGTAGATGAAGCCGCCGCGATCCCCGCGCCGCTGCTGCACCAACTGGTGGCGCGTTTTCCTCGTACACTGTTAACCACCACCGTTCAGGGCTACGAGGGGACTGGCAGAGGCTTCTTGCTGAAATTCTGCGCCCGCTTCCCCACTCTTCGACGCTATGAGTTGCATCAACCCGTACGCTGGGCGCAGGGATGTCCGCTGGAACAAATCGTCAGCGATGCGCTGGTGTTTGATGATGAATCGTTCACGCATACCCCATTGGGGGATTTGCACTTCTCGGCGTTTGAGCAACGCGCCTGGCATACAAACCCGGCGCTGCCGTTAGCGGTATATCAACTGCTTTCCGGAGCGCATTATCGCACCTCGCCACTGGACCTGCGGCGGATGATGGATGCGCCGGGGCAGCATTTCCTTCACGCTTCGGCTGCTGACTCGGTGGCGGGAGCCGTCTGGCTGGTCGATGAGGGGGGATTAACCGCAGAATTAAGCCAGGCCGTCTGGGCCGGATATCGCCGACCACGAGGCAATCTGGTTGCACAGTCACTGGCGGCGCATGGCGGTGACCCGTTGGCGGCGACGCTTGTCGGGCGACGGGTTAGCCGAATTGCGGTTCACCCCGCGCGCCAGCGAGAAGGTATCGGACAGCAGTTGATTATGCAGGCCCTGCGTTATTCCATGCAGTGTGATTATCTGTCCGTCAGCTTCGGTTATACGGCTGAACTATGGCGTTTCTGGCAACGCTGCGGTTTTGTGTTGGTACGGATGGGCAATCATCGGGAAGCCAGCAGCGGCTGTTACACCGCTATGGCGATACTTCCCATCAGCGAAGCGGGTAAACGCCTTGCCCGGCGGGAACACCAGCGCCTGCGCAGGGATGCGAAAATCCTTGCGCAGTGGAATGGAGAGCACATTCCGCTGACCCCGCTGAAAGAGGCTACGCTTAATGAGGATGACTGGGCTGAGCTGGCTGGGTTTGCCTTCGCGCATCGACCATTGCTGACATCGCTGGGCTGTCTGACTCGTCTGCTTGAGCACAGCGAACTGCCTCTTCCGGCGCTTCGCGGGCGTTTACAGGCTAAACACAGCGACGCCGAATTATGCCAACGGCTGAAGATCTCAGGTCGCAAAGCGCTGCTGGCGGTTCAGCGCGCTGAGGCCGCGCAGGCCTTAAAACAGCTGGACGCTGAACGTGAACAGCGGCTACATAATCGCATTATGCAATGGCAATTTTTTCACTAA
- a CDS encoding neutral zinc metallopeptidase, translating into MRWQGRRESDNVEDRRNSSGGGPSMGGPGFRLPSGKGGIILLIVVLVAGYYGVDLTGLMTGQPVSQQQSSHSISPNDDEAAKFTSVILATTEDTWGQQFEKMGRTYQQPKLVMYRGATRTGCGAGQSVMGPFYCPADGTVYIDLSFYDDMKNKLGADGDFAQGYVIAHEVGHHVQKLLGIEPKVRQMQQNASQAEVNRLSVRMELQADCFAGVWGHSMQQQGVLESGDLEEALNAAQAIGDDRLQQQGQGRVVPDSFTHGTSEQRFTWFKRGFDSGDPGQCNTFGKGI; encoded by the coding sequence ATGCGCTGGCAAGGGCGTCGTGAAAGTGACAATGTGGAAGACAGACGAAACAGCTCCGGCGGTGGCCCCTCTATGGGCGGCCCTGGTTTTCGTTTGCCCAGTGGTAAAGGCGGCATCATCCTGCTAATCGTGGTGCTTGTCGCAGGTTATTATGGCGTGGATCTCACCGGATTAATGACCGGTCAGCCTGTTTCCCAACAGCAATCATCACACTCCATCAGCCCAAATGATGATGAAGCAGCGAAATTTACCTCGGTAATTTTGGCCACCACGGAAGATACCTGGGGACAGCAGTTTGAAAAAATGGGGCGGACCTACCAACAACCGAAGCTGGTGATGTATCGCGGAGCAACGCGAACCGGCTGCGGCGCGGGCCAGTCCGTGATGGGACCGTTTTATTGCCCGGCAGATGGCACGGTATATATCGACCTCTCATTCTATGATGACATGAAAAACAAACTGGGCGCCGATGGTGATTTTGCTCAGGGTTATGTTATCGCCCATGAAGTGGGTCACCATGTGCAGAAACTGCTGGGTATTGAACCGAAAGTTCGCCAGATGCAGCAGAATGCCTCACAGGCTGAGGTAAATCGTCTTTCCGTGCGTATGGAACTGCAGGCGGACTGCTTTGCCGGCGTCTGGGGCCACAGTATGCAGCAGCAGGGCGTGCTGGAGTCCGGTGATCTGGAAGAAGCGCTGAACGCCGCTCAGGCCATTGGCGACGATCGCCTGCAGCAGCAGGGACAAGGACGCGTTGTGCCGGACAGCTTTACCCATGGTACTTCCGAGCAGCGTTTTACCTGGTTCAAACGCGGTTTTGACAGCGGCGATCCGGGACAATGTAATACTTTTGGTAAAGGCATTTAA
- a CDS encoding phosphoribosylaminoimidazolesuccinocarboxamide synthase — MQKQAELYRGKAKTVYSTENPDLLVLEFRNDTSAGDGARIEQFDRKGMVNNKFNHFIMTKLQEAGIPTQMERLLSDTECLVKKLEMVPVECVVRNRAAGSLVKRLGVEEGIELNPPLFDLFLKNDAMHDPMINDSYCETFGWVSKENLARMKELTYKANDVLKKMFDDAGLILVDFKLEFGLYKGEVVLGDEFSPDGSRLWDKETLDKMDKDRFRQSLGGLIEAYEAVAHRLGVKLD, encoded by the coding sequence ATGCAAAAGCAAGCTGAGTTGTATCGTGGTAAAGCGAAGACCGTATACAGCACGGAAAACCCGGACCTGTTGGTGCTCGAATTCCGCAATGATACGTCAGCAGGGGATGGCGCGCGCATTGAACAGTTTGACCGTAAAGGCATGGTGAACAACAAGTTCAACCATTTCATTATGACTAAACTGCAAGAAGCGGGCATTCCTACCCAGATGGAGCGACTGCTTTCCGATACCGAATGTCTGGTGAAAAAACTGGAGATGGTACCGGTTGAATGTGTGGTACGTAACCGCGCGGCAGGCTCACTGGTTAAGCGTTTAGGCGTTGAGGAAGGTATTGAACTGAATCCGCCGCTGTTTGATCTGTTCCTGAAAAACGATGCTATGCACGATCCAATGATTAACGATTCCTATTGCGAAACTTTTGGTTGGGTGAGCAAAGAGAATCTGGCGCGTATGAAAGAGCTGACCTACAAAGCCAACGACGTGCTAAAAAAGATGTTTGATGATGCGGGTCTGATTCTGGTCGACTTCAAACTTGAGTTCGGTTTGTATAAAGGTGAAGTGGTTCTGGGCGATGAGTTTTCACCGGACGGCAGTCGTCTGTGGGACAAAGAAACGCTGGATAAAATGGACAAAGATCGCTTCCGACAGAGCCTGGGCGGGTTGATCGAAGCCTATGAAGCCGTCGCGCATCGTCTGGGTGTGAAGTTAGACTAA
- the bamC gene encoding outer membrane protein assembly factor BamC, which yields MAYSVQKSRLAKVAGVSLVMLLAACSSDSRYKRQVSGDESYLEAAPLAELHAPAGMILPVMSGDYNIPVTNGSGAVGKALDIRPPAQPLALVTGARTQIAGDTSTLLVENGRGNTLWPQVVSVIQSKNYTITKRDDASQTLTTDWVNWNRLDEDEQYRGRYQISVKPQGYQQAVTVKLINLEQAGKPVADAASMQRYSAEMMNVISAGLDKNATDAANAAQNRSAATMDVQSAADDTGLPMLVVRGPFNVVWQRLPAALEKVGMKVTDSTRSQGSIAVTYKPLSDSNWQELGASDPGLVSGDYKLQVGDLDNRSSLQFIDPKGHTLTQSQNDALVAVFQAAFSK from the coding sequence ATGGCTTACTCAGTACAAAAGTCGCGCCTGGCCAAGGTTGCGGGTGTTTCGCTTGTTATGTTGCTCGCGGCCTGTAGTTCTGACTCGCGTTATAAGCGCCAGGTGAGCGGTGATGAATCCTATCTGGAGGCCGCACCGCTTGCTGAGCTTCACGCTCCAGCCGGAATGATTCTGCCGGTTATGTCGGGTGACTATAACATCCCGGTAACCAACGGCAGCGGTGCCGTGGGTAAAGCGCTGGACATTCGCCCACCGGCTCAGCCGTTAGCACTGGTCACCGGCGCTCGCACTCAGATCGCGGGTGATACGTCGACGTTGCTGGTGGAAAATGGTCGTGGCAACACGTTGTGGCCACAGGTCGTTAGCGTCATTCAGTCTAAAAACTACACGATCACCAAACGTGATGATGCCAGTCAGACTTTGACCACCGATTGGGTTAACTGGAACCGTCTGGATGAAGACGAGCAGTACCGTGGACGTTATCAAATCTCGGTTAAACCGCAGGGCTATCAGCAAGCGGTAACGGTGAAACTGATTAACCTCGAGCAGGCGGGTAAACCCGTAGCCGATGCGGCATCAATGCAGCGTTACAGCGCTGAGATGATGAACGTTATCTCTGCCGGTCTGGATAAGAACGCCACCGACGCCGCGAATGCCGCGCAAAACCGCTCGGCAGCCACTATGGATGTTCAGAGCGCCGCCGATGACACCGGTTTACCGATGCTGGTGGTACGTGGACCGTTCAACGTGGTATGGCAGCGTCTGCCGGCAGCGCTTGAGAAAGTGGGGATGAAAGTGACCGACAGCACCCGCTCTCAGGGCAGCATCGCCGTCACCTACAAACCACTGTCCGATAGCAACTGGCAGGAGTTGGGCGCAAGCGATCCGGGTCTGGTATCCGGCGACTACAAACTGCAGGTCGGTGATTTAGACAACCGCAGTAGTTTGCAGTTTATCGATCCGAAGGGGCATACCCTGACGCAAAGCCAGAACGACGCGCTGGTCGCCGTCTTCCAGGCCGCGTTCAGTAAGTAA
- the dapA gene encoding 4-hydroxy-tetrahydrodipicolinate synthase, whose product MFTGSIVALVTPMDEKGKVCRSSLKKLIDYHVASGTSAIVSVGTTGESATLSHDEHGDVVMMTLELADGRIPVIAGTGANATAEAISLTQRFNDSGVVGCLTVTPYYNRPTQEGLFQHFKAIAEHTDLPQILYNVPSRTGCDMLPETVGRLAKVKNIIAIKEATGNLSRVHQIKELVSDDFILLSGDDATGLDFMQLGGHGVISVTSNVAARDMAEMCKLAAAGHFAEARVINQRLMPLHNKLFVEPNPIPVKWACKELGLVATDTLRLPMTPITDNAREIVKAALKHAGLL is encoded by the coding sequence ATGTTCACGGGAAGTATTGTCGCGCTTGTTACGCCGATGGATGAGAAAGGTAAAGTCTGCCGGTCGAGCCTGAAAAAACTGATTGATTATCATGTCGCCAGCGGCACCTCGGCGATCGTTTCGGTTGGCACCACCGGTGAGTCTGCCACCCTGAGTCATGATGAGCATGGCGATGTGGTGATGATGACCCTGGAGTTGGCCGACGGGCGTATTCCGGTAATAGCCGGAACCGGCGCCAATGCGACCGCGGAAGCCATTAGTCTGACGCAGCGTTTCAACGACAGTGGTGTTGTCGGCTGCCTGACGGTGACGCCTTACTACAACCGCCCAACCCAGGAAGGTTTGTTCCAGCATTTCAAAGCCATCGCTGAACATACTGACCTGCCGCAAATTCTGTATAATGTGCCGTCCCGTACCGGCTGCGATATGCTGCCGGAAACCGTTGGTCGCCTGGCGAAAGTAAAAAATATTATCGCTATTAAAGAGGCCACGGGGAACTTAAGTCGCGTTCACCAGATCAAAGAGCTGGTTTCAGACGACTTCATTCTGCTCAGCGGTGATGACGCAACCGGACTGGATTTTATGCAGCTCGGTGGTCATGGCGTGATTTCCGTAACGTCTAACGTTGCGGCGCGTGACATGGCTGAAATGTGCAAACTGGCGGCAGCCGGGCACTTTGCCGAGGCGCGGGTGATTAACCAACGTCTGATGCCGTTACACAACAAACTATTTGTCGAACCCAATCCTATCCCAGTGAAATGGGCGTGTAAGGAGTTGGGACTTGTGGCGACCGATACGCTACGTCTGCCGATGACGCCAATCACGGACAATGCTCGTGAAATCGTCAAAGCGGCGCTTAAGCATGCCGGTTTGCTGTAA
- a CDS encoding glycine cleavage system transcriptional repressor → MTSSSQHYLVITALGADRPGIVNTITRHVSSCGCNIEDSRLAMLGDEFTFIMLLSGTWNAITLIESTLPLKGAELDLLIVMKRTTARPRPAMPATVWVQVDVPDSPHLIERFTALFDSHQMNIAELVSRTQPAENGKAAQLFIQITAHSPASHDAANIEDAFKALCTELNAQGSINVVNYSQHDEQDGVK, encoded by the coding sequence TTGACATCGTCATCGCAACACTATCTGGTCATTACTGCGCTGGGTGCTGACCGCCCAGGAATTGTGAACACCATCACGCGTCATGTCAGCAGTTGCGGCTGTAATATCGAAGACAGCCGGTTGGCCATGCTGGGTGACGAGTTCACGTTTATCATGTTGCTGTCGGGCACCTGGAATGCCATCACCCTGATTGAATCAACCTTACCATTGAAAGGTGCAGAGCTGGATTTACTGATCGTGATGAAGCGCACGACCGCGCGCCCCCGTCCGGCGATGCCCGCGACGGTATGGGTTCAAGTCGATGTCCCTGATTCTCCACATTTGATTGAACGCTTTACCGCCCTGTTTGACAGCCACCAAATGAATATTGCGGAACTGGTGTCACGCACGCAACCGGCTGAGAACGGAAAGGCGGCACAGCTGTTTATTCAAATCACCGCACATAGTCCTGCGTCACATGATGCGGCAAATATTGAAGATGCGTTTAAAGCACTCTGTACAGAACTCAATGCGCAAGGCAGTATTAACGTCGTCAATTACTCACAGCATGATGAACAGGATGGAGTTAAGTAA
- the bcp gene encoding thioredoxin-dependent thiol peroxidase gives MNPLKAGDIAPKFSLPDQDGEQVNLTDFQGQRVLVYFYPKAMTPGCTVQACGLRDNMDELKKAGVEVLGISTDKPEKLSRFAEKEVLNFTLLSDEDHQVCEQFGVWGEKSFMGKTYDGIHRISFLIDAEGKIEHVFDDFKTSNHHDVVMNWLKENA, from the coding sequence ATGAACCCACTGAAAGCCGGTGATATCGCACCGAAATTTAGCTTGCCGGATCAAGACGGAGAACAAGTAAATTTAACCGACTTCCAGGGACAGCGTGTTCTGGTTTATTTTTACCCAAAAGCCATGACACCCGGCTGTACCGTTCAGGCCTGCGGCCTGCGCGATAACATGGATGAGTTAAAAAAAGCAGGTGTTGAAGTGCTGGGAATCAGCACCGATAAACCAGAGAAGCTTTCCCGATTCGCAGAGAAAGAAGTGCTGAACTTCACGCTTCTGTCTGACGAAGATCATCAGGTTTGCGAGCAGTTCGGCGTCTGGGGTGAGAAATCGTTTATGGGCAAAACCTACGATGGCATCCACCGCATCAGCTTCCTGATTGATGCTGAAGGGAAAATTGAGCATGTGTTTGATGACTTCAAAACCAGTAACCACCACGATGTGGTAATGAACTGGCTGAAAGAGAACGCTTGA
- the iadA gene encoding beta-aspartyl-peptidase, with protein sequence MNCSILNLTLFQQGHVYAPEDLGRQDILVSGSKIVAIAPLISPEDFPGCTCINLDGAIVCPGFIDQHVHLIGGGGEAGPHTRTPEVRLSRLVEAGVTSVVGLLGTDGITRHPESLLAKTRALEFEGISAWMLTGAYSLPSPTITGSIDRDVALIDKIIGVKCAVSDHRSSAPDSSALANMAAQARVGGLLGRKPGISVFHMGDSPRMLEPLYQILDCCDVPITKLLPTHVNRAQPLFQAALEYARKGGYIDITSSIDEPVDPATAIATALSQNVPLSRITLSSDGNGSQPEFDEYGNLTGIGVAGFESLAETVRQLVKVHAIPLEQALCPLTRTVAEFLGLEHKGRLAVGCDADILVLNDALEVHHLWAKGKALVREKKACVKGTFE encoded by the coding sequence ATGAACTGTTCCATTCTTAATTTGACGTTGTTCCAGCAGGGACACGTGTACGCGCCGGAAGATTTAGGGCGCCAGGACATACTGGTGTCCGGCAGCAAAATTGTTGCCATCGCGCCGTTGATTTCCCCTGAAGATTTTCCCGGCTGCACGTGCATCAATCTTGACGGCGCGATTGTGTGTCCGGGGTTTATCGATCAACACGTCCATCTGATTGGCGGCGGTGGAGAAGCGGGGCCGCACACCCGCACGCCGGAAGTGCGCTTGTCGCGGCTGGTTGAAGCTGGCGTCACCTCGGTGGTGGGATTACTGGGTACTGATGGTATTACCCGTCACCCGGAATCGCTGCTGGCGAAAACCCGCGCGCTGGAATTTGAAGGCATTAGCGCGTGGATGCTGACCGGGGCGTATTCTCTACCTTCCCCGACTATTACCGGCAGCATCGATCGCGACGTGGCGCTGATCGATAAAATTATTGGCGTGAAATGTGCGGTTTCGGACCACCGTTCTTCCGCTCCGGATTCTTCGGCGCTGGCAAACATGGCGGCGCAAGCTCGCGTGGGTGGATTGTTAGGACGAAAACCGGGAATCAGCGTCTTCCATATGGGCGACAGCCCGCGCATGCTGGAGCCGTTGTACCAGATCCTCGACTGTTGCGATGTGCCGATTACCAAACTGCTGCCGACCCACGTTAATCGTGCACAACCGTTGTTCCAGGCGGCGTTGGAGTATGCCCGCAAAGGCGGTTATATCGACATTACCAGCAGTATTGATGAGCCCGTCGACCCGGCCACGGCAATCGCCACGGCGCTTAGCCAGAACGTGCCGCTGTCGCGTATTACGCTGAGCTCAGACGGCAACGGCAGCCAGCCGGAATTTGATGAGTACGGTAACCTCACCGGCATCGGTGTCGCAGGGTTTGAATCGCTGGCAGAAACGGTGCGCCAGTTGGTGAAAGTTCATGCCATACCGCTGGAGCAGGCGCTGTGTCCGCTGACGCGTACGGTCGCAGAGTTTTTGGGACTGGAGCATAAGGGGCGTCTGGCGGTGGGATGTGATGCAGACATTCTGGTGCTCAACGACGCGCTGGAGGTTCATCACCTGTGGGCGAAGGGAAAAGCCTTGGTCAGGGAGAAAAAAGCCTGCGTAAAAGGGACGTTTGAATAA
- a CDS encoding YjiG family protein, giving the protein MTTQVRKNVMDMFIDGARRGFTIATTSLLPNVVMAFVIIQALKVTGLLEIVGRVCEPVMALWGLPGESATVLLAAVMSMGGGVGVCASLVVAGTLSGHDATVLLPAIYLMGNPVQNVGRCLGTAGVHPRYYPLIIAVCVINALLSIWVMQVIA; this is encoded by the coding sequence ATGACAACGCAGGTACGTAAAAACGTCATGGATATGTTTATCGATGGCGCACGGCGCGGATTTACTATTGCAACGACCAGCCTGTTGCCTAACGTGGTGATGGCGTTTGTAATTATTCAGGCGCTGAAGGTGACGGGGCTGCTCGAGATTGTCGGGCGGGTATGTGAGCCGGTTATGGCGCTGTGGGGCTTGCCGGGGGAATCTGCCACCGTGCTGCTGGCGGCGGTGATGAGTATGGGAGGCGGCGTCGGCGTTTGCGCCAGCCTGGTTGTCGCCGGTACGCTTTCGGGACATGATGCCACGGTATTGTTACCGGCTATCTACCTGATGGGCAATCCGGTGCAAAATGTGGGACGCTGTCTGGGGACCGCGGGGGTTCATCCCCGTTACTACCCGCTGATTATTGCGGTATGCGTAATTAATGCGCTGCTCTCTATTTGGGTTATGCAGGTTATTGCCTGA